The DNA window GTCGCCGCCCGCAGCAGCCTCTCGGGGTCGTGCAGGAAGAAGCGATAGTCCTTGCCCAGGAGGCGCACCATAAGGTTGAGGAGACGGCGCAGCAGGCGGCTCAGCCAAGAGGGGCGCGGATAGCTGAAGATCAACAGGGCCCGGCTGTGCGCCGCCGCCGCCTCGAGGAGCGTTTCAGCGTCCGGGTAGCAGCAGACGACGCGGTCGGCGATGACGATGTCCGCCATCGCCAGCCTCGCCTCGGCGAAGTCCAGCCGGTAAAAGGCCGCTCGCCCGCCTACCCCGGCCCTTTGCGCCAGCTCCGCGGCGGCCTGAAGGTAGTCCTGCGACAGGTCCACATAGAGACCCCTAGCGGCGCCGCGGGCGAGCAGCGTGGTAGTGACGGCGCCGACGCCGCAGCCGACCTCGAGCACGGAGCGGCCGGAGGGACCCACCGAGGCGAGCTCGATGATCCTCTGCTGCTGCTCCGTCGGGCCGCGGCGCTCGAAGAGCAGCCGCTCCCACCTCACCAGCGCCCCGCGAAAAAAGCTGTTCAAGCCGTTGACGTCGCAGCAGCTCACGCTCGAGCCCAGCCCCTTGCTATCTCCCGGCCGCGTAGCGGATGCCGTCCAGGATGTGCGCCAGAAAGAGGGGCCCGCTGCAGCTCTCCTTGCTGTGACCTCCACCCGTGTACCACGACTTGCGAGCCTCCTCTCGTCAACCCAAGCATGTCTTTTGGCAAGGCCGATGTCAATGGCGTGAGGGTATATTTCAGCCTTCCTCTGAG is part of the Deinococcota bacterium genome and encodes:
- a CDS encoding class I SAM-dependent methyltransferase; the protein is MSCCDVNGLNSFFRGALVRWERLLFERRGPTEQQQRIIELASVGPSGRSVLEVGCGVGAVTTTLLARGAARGLYVDLSQDYLQAAAELAQRAGVGGRAAFYRLDFAEARLAMADIVIADRVVCCYPDAETLLEAAAAHSRALLIFSYPRPSWLSRLLRRLLNLMVRLLGKDYRFFLHDPERLLRAATRSGHRLSRQRSLGFWQLAVLERD